The segment AAAGCTACatcaaaaattaagaaatataggCAAGTAGTaaaaacagaaattaaaacattctAACAATAATAAGGTCTAGAAGACTTAATACAATGATATATCAAATGGCAACTTAGCTATTTAAGCCTAATTAGAGAACTTATAGTATTTGGGTTTATGAAATATGCAACAATAGTGGCATTACCAATAATTACTCATGAaactaattgaaatattaccaataaaattaaaatgaaatggtTAATCAGTATTTGAtcagatttttgtttttgaatacattttataatgtacctaacctcatgtatacataaatataaaaggtcAGATCTATagcaaaaaacaattatttgttttttctgcCTCAATATCCATCAGTATAGTTTGCACAGAATAAATCTAGACAAGATTTTTTCTCTGACAACCATGACCACAAAGATTCACACATACATTTTGCTTCTCGTACAAATTGTTGCTAtgacatacacacaaacaggCAAGATCATACTCACTCCATATTTACTATGATACATAGGTTAaggcatatttttaatagctatACTATCAGACTATCAATAGCTGTCTGAGAGAAGTTGCTgcctttttattaatttcttccATACAAACTATAGTGAACTTTAGTTTACATTAGTACACAATCACAACACTGAAGGGTGTAATATAGGCATTCAATACAGCAGTCCTTCTCTTCTATGGAGGATGCCGTAGAGCGGGCTTTGTGTGGTGGGGGAGGTCGTAAGTAGACACTGTCTACATTGTCTCCAAACTTATCTTTATcccatttattttcagatttattttcaatgtctTTGTTCTCCAGATAGTCTTCATCTCggtcttctttttcttttgtgtCTCCAGAACCATccttaaatagaaaattatggTTATGGAATAAGAAATAGGAGTAAAAGGAATGATACTCCATTGACCTAAAAGGCCTCTGAGATCAGGGATATCAGATaacaacatacatatacataggCTAGACTAGTgtttataattcaaaatgataattttctcTATGCACCAGCAATATAGAATATAACACTGCTTAACcagtaatatatgtatattactgCTGTTTAGCAGTAATATGTTGTAATTCTATATCACTGGTgtgcaaaaattttaaaatgaatggtattaactaatataaaaccTTAGACACTTTTAAAGAAGTACAGCAATCATATTTTGTGCACAATTAATTGGTGACAATAAAGTTACCTTATTCTCATCTTTTTCGAACTTCAGAAACTCTTGCTTTTCTTCTGGTTCTGTACCTACACAATCAGGTGGTGGTAAATCTACTGCCGCCGCAGCCACTCCAGCACTAGCAATTGTTGCTAATGGTGCTTTGCTCCTTTCAGGGACCAACAAATTggattcttcttctttcttcttGTATAGATCGTAATCAGGGGAGTCTCCAGACATACTAGAAATGATACgcataaaaatgctttaaaagTCGATTGAACAAAAATACTAGGTCGTGACGTGCGGACGCGAGAACCCGAATGCTGACTCGGTAATGCTAAAGTAGATCAAATTACTGCACGACCACACATACACTATGGATTGGAAATACGTAAACAATAGACTATAAAAGCCTGCACGGAATACTTTTAATTACCTTACTAAAGTAGATGATTCTATTTGTTCTCCAGACAAGCGTCGCCATGTGCTAATGATTGTCTGAAAGTTGTTGTTCTCTTGCATCTTGATGGCGAAAAAATCATCGACCAAAAAGTTTGAGttcaataaaaagtaaaaaacttGAATCAAAATCGACTTTGcataaaatacagaaattaaGTCGGGTTAAGACTAATATAACTTAATTCATCAAGTactgaaaatttcaaaagcTTTTCGTACtagagaatttaatttttatgtcacCTCACCCACCTCCTTGTTTATCTtacgaaacaaaacaaagctTCTTCTAGGAAATGAAATGGTGACAGCTTACAAAGTCAACGATAATGACAGCTAACCTAACCGTCTCAAAAATACCACAAACTACATAGATGTGTCAGTGGCGTTTGGTTGGGCACTGAACGGACTGGCTAAAAGTTAGACGTGCgagctttttttataaaggtaTTACGTGTGTTTTTCCATgcaatgttcttatatctgtggattTAGTCTCAGACATCAATACGTACAAATTTTGTAGATAAGTGAGTATTACTgcgcatttatcccgccagagtgcaGCACTGTGTGGTTGGTAAACAAACGCGTAgccgccttttgctaagtTGATGAAACGTTTAATTGAGAGtactttattcatattttccttCGTAAGCAatcatttgtgaaaataaacaacagtGTTGCATATTCGGGTACTGAAATATTGGGGAACATCGttttccaaaagttaaaaaacttcgaaaactataaGAAACCGCCACACGCTGCAAAATTTTAGAGCCAGTAAATAGTCAAAAATatgctcggaacacttcacacctgacgacttatgaaaaaattgacttcatacaggtaaggcTTTCAGTCAAGTTTTACACCACGGTTGACCAAAGAATGCAAAACTAACCTAAAATGGTGCTGACACTGAAGTCTTAAAAGTGAACTCAAAGGCGCTAAATGTGAAGCTAAAAATCAATGTgagtgtttatatttttgatttgagtAGTTTTTGGGTGGAAGTGGTTAGTTAATTATGTTGTAGAAGTGAtggtcgaaaataatatacgtATCCCAATCCCACAAATGGTGCAATGTGATATCAATAGcgttcaataattataataaaggtattgtgttttacaatggACTTGAATAATTTAGCAAATTCGTCTTGTATGTGTTCACTTTGTGTTCTGAAGcctataatattcaataatccactaaatccgtattttttttttcaaactcgcaccacgattgtgaagaagatattttagttgtaaatcttcaaaaatattgaaaattgacgcTTTTTGCCGCTATGGCAAAGTTTGTTAACCCTAGTtctaccagtagcgccatctgcgccgaactttgcgtaatattcactaattcatgaaattaataggtaggtacctgtACGGAGTACGTACAGCGTACGCGCGTTAATAGACTAACTCACTAGGCAAATTATCATTGAAACAGGAAGGGATGCACGCTGAAAAGGGAGtccaataatttattcaacacgtgtttgttgaataaattattggaTATAGTAAAACAATGGTTTTACTATGTCCAGTCTGCTATTTTGTTTAGCATGGGATGCGCAGCCgggaagttgtatggaaaCATTCTGTcgtttttagttttctttatcttcgctatataaatattatttataggtatcgaacataaaactaaattatttgtcCTATGTATTTCgtgtactaattccatgaaatTTGACTTCACCACGGATTCATGTATCTCTTTCTTTTACGTATACCTGCATCCCTGTCGGTTGCAGGGAGAGATtgcataattattatcttgtACAGACACAGACCAGTTTCAATTTTACTTATGTAGGTTTACAGGCTATTTACCCGCAGCTTCGTCAGTGTGAAATAGTTACTTTTGacagcataattatatttttttgtaatgtgttTACCCGTGCcagattataatttttttatgtaagtagcTCTCAGGTCCCATTGCTGTGCAAAAGTCTCAAAAGATTAATTGTAAGACCAATATTTTACAGACCATCTGTGTCACTCTCTCTCACCACCGCTTCGACTGTCACGTTTCTGTTCAtctaaataagtaagtacctcGTATGGGAATGATTCCTTTGGAACCTTGTCTAACAATATActaatttatctatttgtaaCTTGATTTACGAACTTACAATTTGTACATTGATGGTGTCCTATTAGAATAGTCATATTTGTTGTTGTGGGGAGTGTAGACAGCttcttttttcttgtttttccTCGTTGGGATCCATATAATGCCTAAACTTACAGAAGGCTTGCTGCTTTTCGGTGGAGTAAACGATGGGTAGCTTCTACTGACACTTGAAGATTCACTGGAACTCTTCCCTCCCAAAACAGGCATAGACGATTTGTTGACTTTTGGCATAAGTGAGTTTCCACTACTTTTACCGGAACTTTTATCGCTTTTCCCATAAGATGAGGAACTTTTGCCAAATGTGGACTGCATCTTCCCGAGTCCGGATCCACTCTTACTGGTGGAACCGGCTCCTGACTTCTGATTTATGGGAGCCATTGTGAAGCCTGTAAGAAGAAATTATTGTCGCTCTATATAATTTGttcttcaatttaatttaatatgaacTTTGTTTGAACGGCGAAATTTTTTCATCAggtccgaaactactgaaaattatcttattttatataggtactagcttttgcccgcggtttcgcacACGTGaatttctgtttttaaaaGGA is part of the Plodia interpunctella isolate USDA-ARS_2022_Savannah chromosome Z, ilPloInte3.2, whole genome shotgun sequence genome and harbors:
- the LOC128682917 gene encoding uncharacterized protein LOC128682917 isoform X2, which encodes MQENNNFQTIISTWRRLSGEQIESSTLVSMSGDSPDYDLYKKKEEESNLLVPERSKAPLATIASAGVAAAAVDLPPPDCVGTEPEEKQEFLKFEKDENKDGSGDTKEKEDRDEDYLENKDIENKSENKWDKDKFGDNVDSVYLRPPPPHKARSTASSIEEKDCCIECLYYTLQCCDCVLM
- the LOC128682917 gene encoding uncharacterized protein LOC128682917 isoform X1: MAPINQKSGAGSTSKSGSGLGKMQSTFGKSSSSYGKSDKSSGKSSGNSLMPKVNKSSMPVLGGKSSSESSSVSRSYPSFTPPKSSKPSVSLGIIWIPTRKNKKKEAVYTPHNNKYDYSNRTPSMYKFMSGDSPDYDLYKKKEEESNLLVPERSKAPLATIASAGVAAAAVDLPPPDCVGTEPEEKQEFLKFEKDENKDGSGDTKEKEDRDEDYLENKDIENKSENKWDKDKFGDNVDSVYLRPPPPHKARSTASSIEEKDCCIECLYYTLQCCDCVLM
- the LOC128682917 gene encoding uncharacterized protein LOC128682917 isoform X3, with protein sequence MSGDSPDYDLYKKKEEESNLLVPERSKAPLATIASAGVAAAAVDLPPPDCVGTEPEEKQEFLKFEKDENKDGSGDTKEKEDRDEDYLENKDIENKSENKWDKDKFGDNVDSVYLRPPPPHKARSTASSIEEKDCCIECLYYTLQCCDCVLM